Genomic segment of Myxococcus stipitatus:
GCTGATGTTGACGGGCGTGTGGCGGTGCAGCTCTTCGAGCGCAGCTTGGAAGTGGCGTTGAAGGGGCTCGCGGTTGGAGCTGGGAAGCCCGGAGCACGCTACCTCGGAGCGGCGGAAGTCCGGTGGAGGTTCCTGGGGGGCAGCCTCTACGCGATGGGGACGGGCGGCACGCTGTTGTTCCCCACCACCGAAGGGACGTTGCGACCTGGCGCCTTCGCCTCGGTGGGCTTGGGGGTGGACCATGTCCGCTAACGCCCTGTGGCTGTCGCTGGCCTTGCTCACCACGGGATGCGTTTCGGTGCCTCACGCTCCCGTGCGTGGCCGCACGCTGAACAACACGCCGAGCGCGGCAACACCTCCAGAGGGGGTGGATATTGCGGGCGACGAACGCCCCGGTGCCTTCGACCCGTCTCCGTACTCCATCGCGGGCTCCTGGCCGCGACAGCGATTCGTGCGTCATGGGGGGGGCGCGAACTGATGCAACGAAGGCCGCGTCCGGAGCTGTCGGGGGCAGAGCCCAGACCAGCGCCTCGCCACGACAGGCTGTGCTCGACGCCCTCGACGAAGTGAAGGGTACGCTGGATGGTGTTGAAGGGACCTTCACGAAGTTGGCGGCCCATCGGCCCAGGGCACTCGGTGAGCAGAGCCTGAATGACGACGGCTTGTTCTCCCGGTTTGTCGAGCATGGCTCCGCTCAAGTGACATGGCTCCGTGGCGGGCTTGGGAGTGCGGCCCGGCTGACGGAAGTGGTCTCGGAAATGGGCGACCCGGACATGGAGCTGGGCGTGCTTCGGATGACGGGCCCCAAGCTCCAGGCCACGATGTTCGGGACCCTACTGCTCGCCACCTGGGTGGACTTCCTTCAGCTCTCGGCCGCCATCATCAAGCACTGCTTCGCATGCAGCGACGAGAAGCTGTTCGTGGACCTTCATCGGGTGCAGCAACTGATGGAGCCCACGATGAAGGACCTTGAGTCGCTCGACCCGGAGCGAGTGGAGGCCGCTGCCACGGCGATGCCTGAGTTGATGGGGAAGCTGACCCGGGAGTATGCCGCGCTCCAAGCGCAGACCCGCGAGAGCATGCGGATGGGGGAGAAGATGCTCACGGCGGCGCAGGTGCTGGAGATGGTGTCCATGATCTCCACGCTGAAGATGTCGCTCCCCCGGCTGCCTCCAGCCGCACCGGTGACACTCGGCATGAGCCTCGCGATGGGTTCGGGCGGCGTCATGATGGGCTCACGAATCGTCGTCTCCGCGGAGTGGGTGGAGATGATGCGAAGGCTTGTGCAGGCCGGGGTCATCTCCCTTCCAGCCGTCAACGCGGCCATCCGCATCCACGGCGGACAGGTGATGATGGCGCAGGCGTATCAGGACTTGCCCCAGGGCGTGCGTGACGCGCTGGGGGACAGTCCGGAAGTGAGGGGGATGCATGTGACGGGGAAGGCAGGGGCGGGCATGTCGGAGGCCCCGAAGCACCACGTCATGCCGAAGGAGCACCGGGAGTGGTTCGAGCAGCGCGGCTTCAGGGGCGACCTGGACATCGACCAGTTCTGTGTCCGCCTGGAGAAGTCCCACCACGAGGCGATTCACGGAGGGGGGAACTGGAAGCTGGGACGCACATGGCCCGGTGAGTGGAATCGGATGATCATGCGTACATTGAGGGCGGCCGAGGCTAAGACAGGTCGGATGCTGAATCGGAACGAGATCCTGACCATCGTTGGGGACAACATGAAGGAGTACAGAGTTCCGCTGGAGTTCGTCACCGGGAGAAGCCGATGAGCGACGGAGATGCGTGGCAGGGCAACATCAAGGCCCGCCTGTACGAACGAGCGCGAGAGCGTGGCTACGAGTCAATTACCTCCTTCGCAAACGACCGTCCCACTGCCTCGTTGGTGGCCCTAGCCGAAGAGCTGGGCCGCGAAGACGTCGCAGGGGTACAGGTTCTAAGTGCCATGCTCTATGAGGCGGAACAGCGCAGACAGGTCATGCGCTTTGTTCGCGACATCCTTGTGCGCATGTTGTCCCAGAGTCTTCCGGAGGGGTGGCCGACCGTATTGGACGATGCGAGCCGATTCCAGATTGCTAGGGCTCTGGGCCGTTGGACGGGATACACCCCCGAGACTCACCAGAAACAAGTTGATCGGGCGGGGGACTCGCTTCTCGCCAATCCGCCCCCCGCTGGTTGGCGCCCGCTCGGACCTGACGACGAACTTCTCCGGACGCTCCTGCCGGACGACGAAGTCTGACCGCCCACAGCGTCCTGCCACCGTTCGAGTTACGCCGCTGGACGTTGGGCCCCTCTTCACTCGCCTCCTGGGCTAAGTGGAGAGGGGGAGTTTCATTGCCCCCATATAGCCCCTCCCCAGTGGAATCAGGGGGGAGGAGGCGGGACAGGGCGGGACAACCGCTGGCCGAAATCCCCAGTGAAATCGCGGGTCAAGGCGATCCTGCCTCGGGATTGGGTTGCTCGGCGCAGCGGGTTCGATTCCCGCCGCCTCCACAGAGTGAAGCCCAGCAGCCGCGAGGTTGCTGGGCTTTTTGTTTGGGCGCAGGGGCCCTCGGTGTGTCCGTTCGACCTCGACCGACGGCGGGCGCCCTGCGCTGAGCGCGCCTCGTGGTGCCCGGGGGCCTGCGACGCCCCAATCCGGATGAGTGGCCGAAGTTGCGGGAGTGCGAGCACGGCGGGGGGCAGCTGCTGCCGCTGCGGCTTCCTCGGAGGGTGCGCGCATCCGCCTGCACGCGAACCCGTGGACATGAGCAAGGGGCACGTCCCGAATCGTGTGTCGTTGGTTCGGAGGGGACGAGGGTGGATGGCTCCTTGGCGGTTTCATCCAGCGGTGTCTGGGGTTGATGTCAGCAGGGCCATGTCGAGGTCGCGGCGGTCATCCCGGATGGCCGTGACTTCGATGGGAGCACCATCATCTGGCCGCGAGCCCATTGCGGACTTCTGTGTCCGGAGACTTCGGAATTAAGGCCTCCTAGTCAAAAACACAGAGGAATTTATCTTTCCGCCACCTCGGTGAGGAGAACCACCACGCCCTTCTGGGCGAGGCCTGCCCGTTCGCCTCGCCATTCATTGGGAGAAAGACGATGTCGCAAGCCACGACTGTTCCTCTGGAGCATGATCGCTTCCCGTATTCCCCCATCGTCGACCGGCCGCCCCTCCATCTTCCCAACGGCGCCCGTGTGGCTGTCTGGGTCATCCCTAACGTCGAGCATTTCTATTTCGACCGGCCGTCCAGTTCGCTCATCTCTTCGACCACGAACCAGGCGCCGGACGTGCTGAATTATGCTTGGCGGGATTACGGCGTCCGCGTGGGCATCTGGCGCCTGATGGAGGTGATGCAGAAGTATGGCGTGAAGGGCACCGTGGCGCTCAACTCGGACGCCATCCAGCATTACCCTCGCATCATCGAGGCGGGAATCCAGCTGGGCTGGGAATGGATGGGCCATGGAAAAACCAACTCCATCCTGCTCCCGCAGCATTCACCCGAGGAGGAGCGCAAGCACATCTTCTCCGTGGTGGAGACCATCACGAAGAGCACCGGCAAGGCGCCTCGAGGGTGGCTCGGGCCAGCGCTCAGTGAGTCACTCCACACGCTGGACTACCTGGCCGAGGCGGGCATCCAGTACGTCGCGGACTGGGTGAACGACGAGCAGCCCTACCCGATGCGAGTGAAGACGGGCCAGATGCTGTCGGTACCGTACGCGCTGGAGCTCAACGACTTCGGCGCCTTCCTGGTGCATGGGCAGAGCGGAGAAGGCTTCGCGAGGACCATCATCGACCAGTTTGACACCCTCTACGAGGACGGTGCGAAGACGGGCCGCGTGATGGCCATCGCCCTGCATCCGTTCCTGATTGGGCATCCGCACCGCAGCAAGTACTTCGCCCAGGCGCTCGCCCACATCACGTCGCGCAAGGACGTATGGGTGACCACCGGTGGAGAGATTGCGGACTGGTACAACAAGACCATCCTCAATCGCTGACACCGGGCATGGCAATGCCCTCTCCTTGCGAGAGAGGGCACTGCTTTCATGCGCGGCTCGATCTACGGCGTGGGCGGCATCGCGCAGCTCTGGCCTGAGCACGAGCAGGTGTCCACGCACCCTCGCAGCAATGACCACATCTGCTCGCTGACCATCTCCGTGCGGTTCCCGCCGTTCTGGTTCGCACCATGGCTCGCTGGGACGCGACCCAGCGGCGCCTGGGTATCGTGGATGCAGGACCCCTGACCATCGGGCCCGAAGTCCACGCCGT
This window contains:
- a CDS encoding DUF2380 domain-containing protein; the encoded protein is MGDPDMELGVLRMTGPKLQATMFGTLLLATWVDFLQLSAAIIKHCFACSDEKLFVDLHRVQQLMEPTMKDLESLDPERVEAAATAMPELMGKLTREYAALQAQTRESMRMGEKMLTAAQVLEMVSMISTLKMSLPRLPPAAPVTLGMSLAMGSGGVMMGSRIVVSAEWVEMMRRLVQAGVISLPAVNAAIRIHGGQVMMAQAYQDLPQGVRDALGDSPEVRGMHVTGKAGAGMSEAPKHHVMPKEHREWFEQRGFRGDLDIDQFCVRLEKSHHEAIHGGGNWKLGRTWPGEWNRMIMRTLRAAEAKTGRMLNRNEILTIVGDNMKEYRVPLEFVTGRSR
- a CDS encoding NUDIX hydrolase; this translates as MSDGDAWQGNIKARLYERARERGYESITSFANDRPTASLVALAEELGREDVAGVQVLSAMLYEAEQRRQVMRFVRDILVRMLSQSLPEGWPTVLDDASRFQIARALGRWTGYTPETHQKQVDRAGDSLLANPPPAGWRPLGPDDELLRTLLPDDEV
- a CDS encoding polysaccharide deacetylase family protein, translated to MLNYAWRDYGVRVGIWRLMEVMQKYGVKGTVALNSDAIQHYPRIIEAGIQLGWEWMGHGKTNSILLPQHSPEEERKHIFSVVETITKSTGKAPRGWLGPALSESLHTLDYLAEAGIQYVADWVNDEQPYPMRVKTGQMLSVPYALELNDFGAFLVHGQSGEGFARTIIDQFDTLYEDGAKTGRVMAIALHPFLIGHPHRSKYFAQALAHITSRKDVWVTTGGEIADWYNKTILNR